One Colias croceus chromosome 7, ilColCroc2.1 genomic window carries:
- the LOC123693473 gene encoding putative defense protein 3, whose translation MILKVVVLVLFSWRVLGFPDGAPIDACVKDRANQPNHGQHRTQPLATLPYRLMASSLAYAPDSHVTVTIAGADTFKGFFLQARSVETHNWLGAWEQTPNTTVHPECSSITHADPRDKYRATLVWRAPIHSHGRVYFTGTVLKNYGTFWSNLVAEAPQDPAELQIIG comes from the exons ATGATACTAAAAGTGGTAGTTCTTGTATTGTTTTCTTGGCGGGTGTTGGGATTCCCCGATGGAGCCCCGATTGACGCGTGTGTAAAGGACCGGGCTAATCAGCCGAATCATGGACAACATAGAACACAACCGTTGGCCACTTTACCTTATCGACTGATGGCTTCTTCTTTAGCGTATGCTCCTGATTCTCATGTAACAG TCACGATAGCCGGAGCAGATACGTTCAAAGGGTTCTTCCTCCAAGCCCGTTCAGTGGAGACCCACAACTGGCTCGGTGCTTGGGAACAAACACCCAACACAACTGTACACCCAGAATGTTCTTCCATAACACACGCTGATCCAAGGGACAAGTACAGGGCTACGCTTGTATGGAGAGCCCCGATACATAGTCATGGAAGAGTTTATTTTAC AGGCACAGTGCTTAAGAACTATGGAACATTTTGGTCAAATCTCGTAGCGGAGGCCCCTCAAGATCCCGCTGAACTTCAAATAATTGGATAA
- the LOC123693472 gene encoding calcitonin gene-related peptide type 1 receptor-like, giving the protein MSAYCRAEVILSFLWIFATVGVVEAYFSDGLNPVRVDLSVWHQRNPRVALRTNDQLACEKPNIYICEEPPNTISSEIGKTCNFRNVQYHEQVYRWVAGRGCLLYTPDFLFVNGSNPINLNAGCVYGNLFAPCLEVVKDDGTCGCFPFDPSLEEVANTVRNALIPSAHGRWEKCFYEASDCCSHFMEESGFADFANEECPTTFDGWTCWQPATKGTTASAVCSEFAYSNSGPSCHHFSTKKCFQNGTWELQTDYTTCSITPRLLSRYRFYIGMLSFSVIFCIPAIFIFFFYKRLRITRVVMHRNLLIAIVIRNLLVIIGRSEIYMEELKGSGSTAMSRNSVLCRILSTGERVAAGAVFAAMLLEGLYLHRLIVAVFRRRMELAYLYVVAAVIAILPAVVWAIIMALYNDHSCWVVYTVDHVQWILDGPRIMILVVNTVLFFDVLRVLLTKIRNTENANQLSTVKATLFLMPVFGTQFIFTAIRPTTSNCLWEQVYYFIAYTVEGLQGFVVALIYCYANREVLGLIKATYKKTESAVVSRIRGSEYPRTSVDPKSDRRFTYTTGMSKNNEDKDPYTYMKPKLHVAEIISIQASERLAEILDPVYETVDNGLVNSGYDFLDRSEYENDYNFTNASSVSIGCQDWLKRISPNSSIYNRSAIETTKPIKENDNEAKNVKESEYENDPKANDPNFNTDPQIEDVYEIPSFNDYENHDMLNEIIQYIESNERNLALNSELLAPNRKPEDKIVFVDQ; this is encoded by the exons ATGTCTGCATATTGTAGAGCGGAAGTGATTTTGAGCTTTCTATGGATTTTTGCTACAGTTGGTGTA GTTGAAGCTTACTTCAGCGATGGCCTCAACCCTGTAAGAGTGGACCTGAGTGTTTGGCATCAGCGCAACCCTCGAGTGGCGCTGCGAACTAACGACCAGCTCGCTTGTGAAAAACCTAATATTTACATATGCGAG GAACCACCAAACACAATATCATCAGAAATCGGCAAAACGTGTAACTTCCGTAATGTACAATACCATGAGCAAGTATACAGATGGGTTGCTGGCAGGGGCTGTCTGCTCTATACACCAGACTTCCTATTCGTGAATGGCAGTAATCCTATCAATTTGAATGCGGGATGCGTTTATGGGAATCTGTTCGCTCCTTGCTTGGAAGTT gTAAAAGACGATGGTACTTGTGGATGTTTTCCTTTCGACCCTTCGTTAGAAGAAGTAGCGAATACGGTGCGAAATGCACTCATACCCTCTGCACATGGGCGCTGGgagaaatgtttttatgagGCTAGTGACTGTTGCAGCCACTTCATGGAGGAGAGTGGCTTTGCTGATTTTG CAAATGAAGAATGTCCGACCACATTCGACGGTTGGACGTGTTGGCAGCCAGCTACTAAAGGCACCACCGCTAGTGCAGTTTGTTCAGAATTCGCGTATTCTAACTCTGGACCTTCCTGTCATC ATTTCAGTACGAAGAAATGCTTCCAAAACGGTACATGGGAGTTACAAACCGACTACACCACGTGCAGTATAACCCCTCGTCTCTTAAGCCGGTACCGTTTTTATATCGGAATGCTGTCCTTTTCCGTAATTTTCTGTATACCGGCCATATTTATCTTCTTCTTCTATAAGAGATTGAGGATCACGAGGGTCGTGATGCACAGGAATCTGCTGATCGCGATCGTGATACGGAATCTGCTGGTTATTATTGGGCGGAGTGAG ATTTACATGGAAGAACTAAAAGGTTCCGGCAGTACAGCCATGTCCCGGAACTCGGTACTATGCCGTATTCTATCCACGGGCGAAAGAGTAGCTGCTGGCGCGGTGTTTGCCGCCATGTTGTTGGAAGGATTGTACTTACATCGGTTAATTGTAGCTGTGTTTAGAAGGAGAATGGAATTGGCATATCTGTATGTAGTGGCTGCAG TGATCGCGATTCTCCCAGCAGTGGTATGGGCTATAATCATGGCACTGTACAACGACCACTCATGCTGGGTCGTATATACCGTGGACCATGTGCAATGGATATTAGACGGACCCAGGATTATGATCCTGGTCGTCAATACTGTGCTGTTCTTTGACGTGCTGAGAGTTCTGCTCACTAAGATCAGGAACACGGAGAATGCTAATCAGCT GAGCACAGTAAAAGCAACACTATTCCTCATGCCAGTATTCGGTACACAGTTTATCTTCACGGCTATAAGACCCACGACTAGCAACTGTCTCTGGGAGCAAGTGTACTACTTCATAGCGTACACTGTGGAGGGCTTACAGGGATTCGTCGTTGCGTTGATCTATTGCTACGCTAATAGAGAG GTCCTCGGACTCATCAAAGCAACTTACAAGAAGACAGAAAGTGCAGTAGTATCACGTATTAGAGGCTCTGAATACCCTCGTACAAGTGTTGACCCTAAATCCGATAGACGCTTTACATACACTACTGGGATGTCAAAAAACAATGAAGATAAAGACCCATACACCTACATGAAGCCAAAACTACATGTGGCTGAAATAATATCCATACAAGCTAGCGAAAGATTGGCAGAAATACTAGACCCAGTGTATGAAACAGTGGACAATGGTCTAGTTAATAGTGGCTATGATTTCCTGGATAGATCGGAATACGAAAATGACTACAACTTCACAAATGCCTCTAGCGTTTCTATTGGTTGTCAAGATTGGTTAAAACGCATTTCGCCAAATAGCAGTATTTACAATAGATCTGCTATAGAAACAACGAAAcctataaaagaaaatgataATGAAGCTAAAAATGTCAAAGAATCAGAGTACGAAAATGATCCAAAAGCAAATGATCCCAATTTTAATACGGATCCTCAAATAGAGGATGTATACGAAATTCCATCTTTCAATGATTATGAAAACCATGACATGTTGAACGAAATCATACAGTACATAGAAAGCAATGAAAGAAACCTCGCATTGAATTCTGAGTTACTAGCGCCGAACAGAAAACCGGaggataaaattgtttttgttgatcaataa